The genomic interval CAAataacatcctcctcaaatcTATAGCCGTTTCCCCCATCAGGTATGTATCGCCACGACACCATAGTATACACAACTCCCCACAAAAGCTAATGTTACACGCTAGGTACAATACGTCCTCCCTCCAGCATTGAGTCTGGCCATCAACCATTAGTCCACATCCTCAACATTActcctcttttcctctcccataaccttcccctttccccatcGATACAACTGCCTAAACTTCCCCTTTGTCCAaccctcaatctcctcctcaggtACCACAATCTTggccaccctctccacatcctcctttGACAACTcgaacctcctcatccgctcGGCGATTCTAGGGTCCAGAACAAGAGGCCTGGCCCTGACAACCTCTGTGATACCAGCCTTTTCCCGCTCCTTGACATGCTCAGGTTCATCCCCAGCCTCTTTCCAGAGAGATTTGATCcagtccttctcctcaaagGCCAAcacctcttcttgctcgtATTCCTGATCCTCTCCCGATTGTTCAGAGAAATGGCGGTAGTGAGCCAGGCAGACTGCGGCGACATCACGGCCGATTTCATCGGCGAGGTGCCGGCGGTTGAAGAAACGGTACAGACGGGTTGGCGTGGAGAGGAAGCCTAACAGGTGAGGTTCCCTCACCGGAGCGACGGGGGAGAATTCATTGGGGATGgaagatgggaggggggaggaggggtaaTCGGCTGGTGTGTTGTAGGGACGGGGTTGAGGCGGTCGCTTGGGTTTGgattcctcctctttcttcttttcctcctcttccttcttcttgtcctcttcTGACTTCTCGCTGTCGGATTCGGCTGTGGGGAGTGGTTctgggatggggagtggaggggCGGTTAAGGGACCGAGCCAGCCTTCGTGTAATCCTCTGAGGTATTCCTTCCATGTGTGCCTGCCAATGACGATGTCGCCCTTGATACCGTCGTAGTCTTTAATCCCGCGGATCTTGCGGTGAGCAGCGATGATTTCCTCCTTTGTGGGCTCGTCAGGGAGCTCGGGCTCAACCTCGCCGGAGTCGACTTGCttgcggtggcggcggatCTTCTCGGCAGTGTAGGCGCGGACGTCGCCGTCTCGTCGGCCTTGGACAAACTCCCAGTCGAGGccggaggcggcgaggatgggctTGACGTACTCGGTGTAGTGGTCTTGGGCGGTGCGGAGGCCGTCGCCGGGGGGAGCGGAGAGATAGATGGTGATCTTGCGGAGCTCGGAGAGGGCATTGTGGCTAGGCAGGGGCTCCTTGGCGAGGTGCTCGACGGCGTGTCTCCATTTCGCGATGGCTCGTTTCTTCTCGCGTTTGTCGTAGATGATGCCGGCAGTTATGGCGGTGGAAAGGGTCCAGAAGATCATCCAGTTTCGGGAAGGGAGCTTCTttgggagggcggggaggccCAGCATGCGGAGGGCCCGGTTTCTTTCGGGAGCTTTGGCAGCCTGAAACGTGGGAATTGTCAGTTGTGTGATCTTGCATTACAGTCTAGAGTGGAGATATTCCATACTTTCTCGGCCACCTCAGCCGCCGGCGGTGTTACCGGCGCCGACGGCtgcgctggtggtgttggttctGCCATGTGTGGAAGCTTTGTGGTGGTCTATATTCAGAAGCACTATGAGCGCATTGGCCTTGACGCTGCCTCCAGTGGGCTTTTCAGTTGGACAAGAAACCAAGCAGTCTCAACAACTTGAAACTGGCAAGAAGGACACTGGCGAAGCCGGCTGTGGATTCCGTCGGCACGATACTGAGGTGCTCGCTGACGATATCGGTCCCTCACTGGAGTCAAATTTCCAGATGCTTTCTTATCGCGATAAGCCTGCCTTTGTGCACGGGCCACCATATGTGAGCTCATCGAGGTCCAAGCCAAGGACCAACCCAAGGACACCGAGGCCCTGCTACATTTTGAATACTGCATTGTATTCTCCTGAACCGACTTTATTTGTCAATATCCTCCAAACATAGCTAATCTTCGATTCTCCTTTCAAAGAGTCTCTTTCCTGCTCGTGGGCAGTTTTGGTTTATTCTGTCGATACAGATCCTGTGTAAGTTAACTACTACGGAGTACTCAAAAGCGGATCGGCGGTGCGGCCCGGAGGGAACTCTCCAACTGTCTGTTCAAAGTCCCTAAATAGCTGCCCAATATCGAACCTCTTTGTCGGTAAGCCCCGAGGCTGCAGGGCTTTCCGGGAAAATGCACATGGCCTAGCAAAGAATTGTTTGGCGAGCATCGGGACAGCAGACTGATGGGTGAGCATTGTTTCGAAACCCGAATTGTAAACGCATCAGGGGCTCTGTGAGGCGAGCCCCTGAAAGCCCAGATGGAggatcaccaaccccactTCTTCAGAGCTTCAACTGCCCGCCAGGCCACACAGAGGGAGCTCTGATTGCACGATGCCAGCCGTGTGATATGCTGTGTAGCGCCAGAAGGGGGAAGTAAACGCAGCAGTGATGAAGAATCGTCGGAGCTGTTGATCCAGTCATTCATCCAACTTCACATATCCCCTCCAAGAGTCGGAGTCCCTGCCAGAATCCAGTGTCCAGTGTCCTAGCGTCTGATACCCCTCTTTGGCGCCTTCCTCAGGGCCAGCCTGCCAAATAATTTATTGTGAGGCACAGCGGTACACAATTATTTTACATCCCGTGTTTCTCAACGGTCGAGTCTTGAGCTTGGCCTGACCTCACCGACATCCATACCTACATAAACAAGGTGACTCTGCtggcacaacaacaacatcaacagctttCATCATCTGTCTTCCAGGTGGTTGCCACGTCTGAAAACAGCTTGACAAGAGACCATTCCCAACGCTAGTGTTGCACCCTGTCTGCCCCACCACTCGAGCGACCGCCCAGTGATCCGAGTCCACTCCCGTTTCCTCTCGCACGGTAACCTCCCCCCAGCGCCAGAGTGCCACCGCTCGACCCGACCCTTTGTCTTGTCCCGAGAAAAAGCAAAGCTCCTTTTTCATCTGCGACCCCTTTTTGCGAAAACACCATCCGGCACCTTCCTGTCGACAGTCTCTAGGAACCAGCAGTTGATCTGCCAGAGTCTACCGCCAGCAAGCCCGAGCGAGCAGAGCAGCCCTGCCGAGTTGGGTGCGCCCCCTATCTTCGATCGCCGAACCCGAACCCTTACTGTCCATCCATCACGACATCTTGACAACACACACGCGCCGCCACGATGGATAACCAAGGTAACCGTCTCTACCTGAACTTCGGgaacaataacaacaacaacaacaccgatCGCCTCGCCGCCTCCGATCGCACGCAGtatcccaccactccctccaccttcccccaGCCCGTCTTCCCAACCGGCCCCTCTGGTCAGGCGCCGACCCcccagcaagcccagcaaGGTTACCAGCAAGGCTATGCTTCCAACAGCTACTACAATCCTAACCAGTATGCCCCTCACTACCCTTCCCATCTTGCTTCCCAGGTCCAGAACTACAACTCTCCTAGACCAGGTTATGGACAGGCCCGCTCAACTACTCCTGGCTCTAGTAACGATCCCAACGCTGGACTGGCCCATCAATTTGCCCACCAGAACCTAGGCGGTGCCGGCAGACCCCAGAACTACAGTGCCCGTGGTCCTTCTCCAGGACAGCGCCCCCGTACGGCTAACAGCCAGGGCCAGCAGCCTGGCTACGGCAGCTACTTGAACGCGCCCCCGATGCCTTCGCAGAACTCTGGGCTTGAGTTTGCCCCCGCCCCCGAGCGGAACCCGGACAAATACGGCCCCAatgccaacaacaaccagaagAAGTGCTCCCAATTGGCCTCGGATTTCTTCAAGGACAGTGTCAAGCGGGCTCGTGAGCGGAACCAAAGGTAGGCAGTGTGCTGGGTGACGGGTGGATGAAGCTAATCACGTCGGCGCAGACAAAGCGAGATGGAACAGAAGCTGAACGAGACCACGGATCCCCGCCGCCGGGAATCCATATGGGCGACTGGAGGCAGAAAGGAGGGCCAGTACCTCCGCTTCCTCCGAACCAAGGACAAGCCCGAGAACTataacaccatcaagattATCGGCAAGGGTGCTTTCGGTGAGGTGAAGCTGGTTCAGAAGAAGTCGGACGGCAAGGTTTATGCCATGAAGAGCTTGATCAAGACGGAAATGTTCAAGAAGGACCAGCTTGCGCACGTTCGCGCCGAGCGTGATATTCTTGCCGAATCAGACAGTCCCTGGGTCGTCAAGCTCTACACGACCTTTCAAGATGCCAACTTCCTCTACATGCTCATGGAGTTCTTGCCCGGTGGCGATCTCATGACCATGTTGATCAAGTACGAAATCTTTTCCGAGGATATCACACGGTTCTACATTGCCGAGATTGTGTTGGCTATTGAGGCTGTCCATAAGTTGGGCTTCATTCACAGGTGTGTTCTTTTTGCTGGAGTCGTAACGGCGTTTGGATACTGACAGATGCTTCAGAGATATCAAGCCAGACAACATTCTCCTCGACAGGGGTGGTCACGTCAAGCTGACGGATTTCGGTCTATCGACTGGTTTCCACAAGCTCCACGACAACAACTACTATGCGCAGCTTCTGACGGGCAAGTCCAACAAGCCTCGCGACAACAGAAACTCGATTGCCATTGACCAGATTAACTTGACGGTCAGCAACCGCTCCCAGATCAATGACTGGAGGCGGTCGAGGAGACTGATGGCGTACTCCACTGTTGGTACTCCCGATTACATTGCCCCTGAAATCTTCACGGGTAACGGTTACTCTTTCGACTGCGATTGGTGGTCCCTAGGTACCATCATGTTCGAGTGCTTGGTTGGGTGGCCCCCTTTCTGTGCCGAGGATAGTCATGACACATACCGCAAGATTGTCAACTGGAGACAGTCGCTGTACTTCCCCGACGACATTCAGCTCAAGCCTGATGCTGAGAACCTGATCAGAAGGCATGTTAGATTGGCTGAATTCATGTCTGGTACATTGCTAACACACTCCGTAGCTTGATCTGCAACACCGAGAACCGTCTGGGCCGGGGTGGGTCTGATGAGATCAAGCGTCACCCCTTCTTCTATGGTGTTGAGTTTGAGAGCTTGCGCAGGATTAGGGCGCCTTTCGAGCCCCGCCTCACCTCCAACATTGATACCACCTATTTCCCCACGGACGAGATCGACCAGACCGACAACGCCACGTTGATCAAGGCTGCCCAGGCCGCTAGAGGCGCCGCGGCCAGCCAACAGCAGGAGGAAAGCCCAGAGATGAGCTTACCATTTATTGGATACACGTTCAAGCGGTTCGATAACAACTTCCGGTGATTGGGGAATTCTGGTGTCTAGTTGGGAAAGTGTATTCTGAGGTAGGGCATAATTCTTGctcgccgagaagaagagctTTAGTTGGTGATGCAAATCTACAATCAGTTAACCCgatggggaaaaaaaaagaggaggttgggtttgCCTTGCTTTTGTGATCATcgaaaaaagaggaaagagaCTTGTTGGCTCTGATGTACGCTCTGAACTGCATGTCTGTTTATTGTTGTGTACATAGTTGCATATCTACGCAAGCTGGGGggtttgagaggggggatgtaGGCATGGTACAGACAGCTGTCATGGGATCATCTCGAAGAGATGGATGTCTGTAGCTGAGCAATCCCATTGCCTGTGCAGGCAAGCCCTTGGCAGTGATGAATGTACAAAGTCGAATTGTCCATGAATTGCAGTCTCATTATGAAGGGTATCTATCATTAACTCGGTACGCGCCTGGAACACAGTCCGCTAATATCCCCTTTGCGATGTGTTAGCCTAGAGAACGGCGAGGCGTGTGGTTTCTTGAGGCCTTACAGCTTGCTCAAATTGGTGTCTTGCTTATTTCTCTCAACCTCCTGGACTGCCACTGCTTCGTCTGTGTGCCCTCATCCTTTGCTGGCTTTCAGACAGTCGATTTTCGCCATGATACGCCGGTTATTTCGAATCCatacctcctccgcatcgTCTCTACCGCCTCCCCGTCAAGCCCGGCGCGGCATTgaacctctcctctctctccgtCATAAACATGATCTGCACCCAATACTCCTTGCTATCCGGATCCCAAAACTCAAACTGCCTCCCGTCCTCCCTCTTGTCCAGCTCCCTGGCAGGAATCTTGAACCCGCAGGTTTCGTACGGTTCCGCCGCGACGAGAAGATACTGAAAATTCCTATccggctcctccaccctctgcGTAAACGCACTCATGACCTGCCACTTGGGCGTAACTCCCACCCCGATATCCGGATACTGCAGCTGAAACAGCAAGCCCTGCTGTCTCGTGATCGGATCTCTGACCTTTGTGATTTTGTACCCCGGCCTCCCAATCTTGACAACATTCTTCCTTGGCCCGCCAGCGCCAAGACCCAAGGCAGCAAAGCCGGCGCCGACGACTCCGACAGGTAAGCCGGTAGTGGGATCGATTTCCCCTTTGCCCTCTTTTTGTTCCCTGGCGGCGCGGCGGGCGAGGTTGGTCTGGTGCTTTTTGCCTTGGGTGTGGGCGAGGTAGGAGCCGTCGTTCTGGTGGACCGTCAGGCAGAGGCGGCACTCGAAGGAGCCGAGGTGATTCTTGAAGATGTAGGGGTCCTTGTCGAGGTCGATTTGCTCGAGGGCGAGCTTGCGGAGGCGCTCGCGGCGGTCGGCGTTGGTGGCTGAGTGGGAGGCtaccccgccgccgccgaattTGGAGCCGGCGCGGTTTTGGTAGTCCATTATTTCTTCGGTTTCGAggtggattggggggttgtcggGTTGGGGGAATGGGGTTGGTGCGGTGTGGtggtcgtgatggtggtagAGGAAGTGCTGAGAGGCGAGGCGGCAAGCTTCTGGATAAGACGTGTCGCGCCGCGCTTCGGGTGGCgggcgggtggtggcagtTGGCGAGCAGCCCGTCCACTTAGACAGCAGTagctccccttcttctttttgtcaACGATAACGATGCACCCATCTTCACTTGAACATCTGTTGTGGGAAACAGTCAATTCAATTCAGAATGCTATGCTAGTTTACTTCGTCTCTCATTTATTCCATTTCCTCAATCCGTCCTCAATGTCCTtatcgtcctcgtcattcCAGTTCATCATAGCTCataaccccaacccgcccttcaacctcccccttacgtcaacccagccacaaccaccaccaccacccccgcaaTCGCCAACCCCATCGACACACCAAGTCTACCGCCCTCGCTGTATCTAGGCGGCAAACCCTGCGCCCACCCATCAGTATTCCCCTGAGGCCTAGGCAGTTGTGGCTGGTCAGGGTTGGGTTTGGCAGAAGGAGGGTAGTCGGGAGCAAGGACAGTCTTGAGCTCATGGGCGATCCCTCCAGGAGCGCACTGTGTCCCCTTTGCGGTGGGCATCACGGCGGACCAGATCCCTGAGCCGCAGCGCTGCCAGGAGGTGAGCATGCAGTTCCATTGGCCTTCGAGGCTGGGTGGGCAGGGGGTGCTGGGGGTGTAGGCGCctgctgggaggggggcggggggttcaaggagggaggagcggaTGTGGACTTCTGGGTGGAATCCCTCGGGGCGGTGTTCCTCGGCGTGGTTCTCCTCCAGGCGGCTCACTTCAAGGTGGTCCCCTTTCGGGTGGTGGGTTTCCTCGGTATGGGATTGCTCGGGAGGATACTGTCCCTCTGGCTGGTGTTCTTCGGCATGGTGTTGGCCCTCCGGCCGGTGCTCCTCGTAGGATGGGCGGTGTTCTTTCTCTCTAAATTCGCGGCGTGGTCGAGGGAAGGAGATGTGATGGGCGGGTTGCTCAGGCTGGtgctctccttcctctccagactcgtgatggggttgagaaaCTGCCGGGTGATAGGCAGGGTGATCAGGGGCAATAGGAGGAACCTCGGCAGGACGCTGCTCCTCGGGATTGATAAGAGGGGAGGCGGCTCCCAAAGTGGCGAGGCAGAGGAGAGTTGTGATCATGAGGAAAGCCGGAAGCTTTCCCGGGCTTGATTGCACGGCCATTGACTTGTAACAGAACGGATTCCGGAAGAGCGCTGACGGCCGGAGGGTGGGAGtggccttcttgagctctGGGCTGGGTCCGGAATGCGAGACGCTCGGTTCCGGGTGGGTCTTTTCTTGGATGTCGTTAATGGAGGTCATCTTGCGAGTTCGCTTTTCCGATTTGATAGGAGGTGATTGTTTCGAAAGTTGATCACAATGTAAGTAAGTGTACATGTGTGATTGACTGACTCTTTGTGCCGATGCAGAAACTTGGTGGGATGAGGGATGGCATCCGGGTTATATCACCATGCCACGGCCACTTCTTCGCGAAGGCTGGCGCGCAGTCACACATGTCTTACCTCCCACCCGAGCTGGGATAGAGATACGCGTTGCGCGCTTTCGAGATCACGGTGGACTTCATCCTGCCATTTTCTTTGGtagggtggtgatggtcaaCACTGCTGGCCGGAGAGTTGTCCACGCTGGGGCTGTCATTCGATGGTCGATGTGCGCTATCCAACTGACTAGCCATTGGTTTGCGTCTACTGTGTGATTGGGCTGGCTTACTGACCGCCTTTGGGTCGAAAAGGTCAGTTGAGGCATTGCCGCGAGATAGTTGAAGCTTATTCAGAAGCAGCTGCCATATTGCCCGGCCTCCCTAAACTCTGCACCGATCACAAGAGCCTTCCTGAATCTTGTCGAAGCACTATGGCTGTTCAAACACAGCAGATTCAGACTCACCCGCTCCTCGAAGAAAATTGTCAAAGAATGCGGTATCCACGCCTTGCAAGCCCCAGCTCTCAATGGAACCTAGTTCAAAGGGTTGGCCGTCTTCTCCAAACGCATATGCTAGTCCTTCAGGCATGTCGGAACCTCGTCGAATCACTATCCCTCCCAAGTAGGGAATATGAATTCTTAGGATGTTGTCACCATCGCTTGTCGTTCCACCACACCCCAGCTCTTCAGCCTCTTCAGCTTGCTGTTCTGATTGCGAGCGATAGCTGCATATTTCTCCAGCAGCGGCTTCTGACTCGATGAAGAGTAGATGCCGCAACAAAGTCGCTATTCTCTTCGCTATAGCGTCTTCACCATCCACAGACATGCGCTCCATGGCTTCCAGTGTCGCCTCCAACATACCGCGATCACCCTGTCGTTGATGTGCTAGGAAGTCCAAGGCATCAAAACCCAGCACTCGCTGAACTTTTTGTCTATGTGAATCCAAGTGGGCAATACACATTGCCGTGCTGGCAATGAAAGCCAGAAAATCGATTCCATGGCAATACGAGCTGACTGGATTACCTTTCCGAAAAGTCAAGAAGCGCGTGATGACTTCTCGGCTTGCGGTAACGGCAGTAATCTTGCTGTAGTTACAGCTCAGGTCGGAGGCGGGTCTAAGCAAATAGGGAAGATGAAGCTGTGCCAGGAGGTGATAGTGAACTGCCTGGCTCATGAGATGAAGCGTCTTGTCCGGAGCCTCAAGATCGTCCTCGGCAGTGCGAGGCGCAAAGTCAGGGGTAAGCCACCACCGAGGTGGCATAAAAGCTGATGCTTTTTGGAGCAGGTCGTCAATCTCCTGCGTTGCGGAGATATCGTTGATGTCGTTTCTCTGTAGGATGTATCCGGCGGCAACGCAGTGAAGCCTCCGCAATTGCTCGGCTGGGGTGCATTTCTCCAACACTTTTGGTGTTGCGAAAGAGTTGTCAGATGAGCCCTGTGGAAGTCCAAGCATGAGCGAGAGGTAGCGGTCGGATTGCACTATTCGGGACCAGAGGTACTCAGGATCGATATTGGCCTCTGTGTTGGATGACAATGTGTTGAGGCATGTTTTCGCTTGTTTGCCGCGGTGAAGCCCCATCAACTGTGCCATCGTCATAGCCCGGCGAGTTGCACTCCATGATCTTCGTAGGTTTCCAGCTCTGTCGTGGTACATGCTTTCCATCATGATGCACTCGATGCCCTCTATTGAGTCAGTGAGCTGATCGTTACTTGCCACCATGCTAAtggccctctccaccgctcGAGACATTACATCGCGGTATCCAGTGGCGCGGTTTTCCAACGGTTCGACACAGGATGCTGGTACATCTTGGAGAAGCAGACCCAGAAGTAAAGCCCTGCGAGCTATTAGAACCGGGTGTGCTCCAGGAGGCGGCTTTTGCATTGTATCCACCAACGACGGCTTGCTCGACGCTGAGGGGTTAGGTGACAAGATGCCACCGACTTTGAACAGGAGCTCCATGAGCGAGGTTTGGAGAGGAAGCTCTGATATCTGATCCAAGACACTCTTGTCAGGCCATGCCTCCAGAAGTTCAGTTGCGGTTCTTCTGAGCTCTGCTGTCTGCTGATTGTCTTCAGACTCCAGATTGCTGGGAagtggtggctgttgaaAGTCCGGTGTTCTGTCCTCGGTATCCCTTTGAGCACTATTCAGGGAGTCGATCTTTCTGGCCAGGTTCTTGACCAGAGACTCGACTCGACCGAGACGGCCCTCAGTGTCGCCATTGATGTGCTGTGTAACAACATCAGGAAACTCCTGGCTGAGGCATGTTGACCGTCGTCGTTCACATGCATCGCAAACAGAGTTTGTTTCTACCGAAAATATGCATCGTACCTTCCTGCGCTTGCACTCCCAGCAGCTCTTTGTGCCTTTTCGAACTCTGAGCTTTTTTCTAGGGGGCTCGAGGTCGCTGATATACGATGGTTCGGAGATTCTGTTGATCATGTCGAACGCTCAAATACAGAATTTGCAAGCCAACCAGCTTGATGTAAAGGGATTATGAAGGGAGAAGTATATGCTACAGACTTCGACTGAATAGATGTAGTGGATTGcgttgttgtggtgttgagcgtAGGGGAAAGCCGACCCTGAATATCATTCGCCCGAGCTCTCCCATTTCGGCCGAAGCTCGGCGCAAGCACCGAAGTTGTAACCGAGCATAACCACACCGTCCACATGTCTAAGAGCAATACTTGGGTGAGCTACGGCTTGCTTTCCCAGACCTCAGTCAAAAACTCCTCGGCCCTAGTGAACTCGTAATCTGGAAGCAACCGATTCCACTCATTCGAGACTTTCAGCACTCCAGCAGAGATACCCAGAAGCATTCCAGAAAGGAAGCCCTTTGCCATAGCCTCAACTGCTGctggagaaagagaggggtGGTCAACCACAGGCAACCAAGAGCTCTTGACAATCCCGGCTTTGATGTCTTCTGctttgagcttctcgacgaTGAAGGGACCCCCTGTTCCATCATTAGCACCAATTAGTCATAGAAGACAACCATATGAGGAGGACGTACCCCGAATCTTCTCACCAAGCGCGATAATCTCACCAATGGTTACTTCGTCTCCTCTGATACCGCCAACAACAGGCCACTCGCCCTCGTGCTCAACAGCCTTGGCGACGACATTTGCAAGGTCCTTGGCTGTAGTCCAGGTGATTCGCGCGTCCTCACTGTCCTCCAAAATGATAGCTCGGCGGGCGTGAAAGTCGATCTGGGTTTGGAACGGGTGAATGTGCTTGGAGGACTTGTAGGGGTAGCAGAGGTAGTCTGTGAACTGCCCTGGTTGGAAGAAGGTGTACTCGAGCACCTAGATGCCAGATTATCATCAACAGCTGTCTGAGGTGTGTAGCACTGAGTGACTTGCCTTCTTGTCTTTGTTTAGCTCGGCGAGATACTCTCGGATCTCTGCCTTGCCGGCATACCACGGGAGATGCTCGAAGCTGGACCTGCAACTAGGTTGTAAATACCCGACGACTCTGTTCGAAGAGGGTGAAAGCTCACGTTGCCCACTCGCTGGGCGCAAAACGTTTAACTCCGGCACGGACCGAGGCATTGATAAGATTCTTTTGAGCAGTGTTCCCCGGGTCTGAGTGGGTGACGATGAAGGATAGGACAGTGTCAACTCCTTGGAGAGTCTCCGACAATCCATCCAAGCCGTCATAGTCCGTTGTGATCCATGTGATGTTGGGAAAGGCGTTGTTGGAAGAAAGCTCCGCTGTGTCAGTTCTtgtcaagaggaggagcttgtgCTTTCCAGTGGCGACGAGGGCTTCGGTCACCTCTTGGGCGACGTCTGTTGGTTGATGATTAGCCTGTAGTagatggtggatgggataGACTGAAGAACGTACTGCCGGTTGCACCTGCAATAGCGATTTTCACCATGGCGGCTTTTGAAAGAACAAAACTAGGTCCATTGCTTCAAGTAAAGTAGACGGTAATGTGTGCTTTTATAGAGATATTCGGCTTCGGTTGATTTGAGTGGCTCGGCCGAAAGCTGGGAACTGGTGACTGCACCTCAGAAATGGACCTCCGACAAGCAGTGTTCTCTTTCGGCCGAAGGTTTAGAGCAAGGGGGGGCCATCCATTGTTTGAATGTCCAGTTAGACTTGTAGATAAAAACGCCCAAAGTGGCACGTCAATTCCATGGCTAGGACACTTGGTATACGGCTGATTTGGAAGGCACCGGGAAGAGCGAGAGCGTTGGTTGAGGTGAAGAGGTACTTGTGTCTTCTTTGCTCACTAATGCTTGTGTAAGTTTGCCCTCTAACTCTCAGTTTCCGACCAAGGGCTTGACAGGAGGTTGCTCTGTCAGTCTAGCGGCCGCATTTCTCGCCTTTGCCCTCCTGTCTCTCAGTACTCGGTAGACTCCAACCAAGCCTAAGACTGCAAAATTTGCTATGAAAGGTAGCCATGACTTATAGAAGAGTCCCATGATTATCATGAAGACCTTGTCCCCTGGTGTCCatataaaataaaagaatCCAAAGCCGTAAATGACCATGCCCTAAACAGCAACGATAGCCATCGACGACCAGCCAGACCTCCGGTACCTGCGACCAAATTGCTCTCGAATCAAAACACCCCAATAACGAATAGCTCACCACGTTTGATAAAAACAAGTTAATGAAGAATGGGCCGATGACGAACATGTCCAAAAGGTAGCTGACCAGGAAAAGACTGTCATCTCTGGTACGGTCACGAGCTTTGAACAGACAAGAGGAACGAGCATAGCCGTTATCACCCCAAGATGGACAATGGTGTGAAGGAACATAAAAAACCATCGGCCTTGAGAGTCCGAGGGTAGAATTCCCAGAATCCGCCAATGTGGGGACGGGGTTCAAGCCCATACGCTCGTAGAAGCTCGACAACCTGCTGTACCGAGTTTTCATTTGCAGTTTTGAAATGCAGTGATGTAGAGCGTGATATTGGGAACATGGCAAAATGTTTGTTAGCATCGATGAAGAGTGCGAGGTCGAGTGGCGACACGATGCTGCTTTTCCAAGCTGGCCAAACTGGATATTGTTGAACCTGATAAAGCCTGAGAAGTCTCTTTAGCGCCCCAATGTTTCCATATCGGACTGCCAACCTAATATGGTACATCAAGTCGATGTCTGCATTGGCTGATGTTGGCCGAGTCACAAACTCGGCCAGGCCCCAGAGCGACAGCCGTTCATATCTGCCGTTGGCAATCAAACTCAGAAGAAGCCAATGGAGCTCCGATTGAGACAGTGGCGAAGATTTCCACCCAACGGTGCTCAGTTCCTGGTTTCGGGCCCTGGGTGTTGTCTGTAGCCCGAGTTCAATGTCGTTAGAGTTCAAGAGTCCGGGATCGAGATGATTTGGCTGCTGCGCCTTCTGACGGAGTGGTGTTTGGCTGATGTTGACTCTTAGCCTCTGGAACAGGCGAATATGGTCTCTAGATCCTATGAATAAGATGTATTCGGGAAGTAATATCGCAGTAACATCGGCTCAAAGGGCGAGATTGCATCCTCTGAGAGCACAGGAGCT from Podospora pseudoanserina strain CBS 124.78 chromosome 6, whole genome shotgun sequence carries:
- the sap62 gene encoding CWF complex protein sap62 (EggNog:ENOG503NVSR; BUSCO:EOG092653YS; COG:A) encodes the protein MDYQNRAGSKFGGGGVASHSATNADRRERLRKLALEQIDLDKDPYIFKNHLGSFECRLCLTVHQNDGSYLAHTQGKKHQTNLARRAAREQKEGKGEIDPTTGLPVGVVGAGFAALGLGAGGPRKNVVKIGRPGYKITKVRDPITRQQGLLFQLQYPDIGVGVTPKWQVMSAFTQRVEEPDRNFQYLLVAAEPYETCGFKIPARELDKREDGRQFEFWDPDSKEYWVQIMFMTEREERFNAAPGLTGRR
- a CDS encoding hypothetical protein (EggNog:ENOG503PH5H) is translated as MYTYLHCDQLSKQSPPIKSEKRTRKMTSINDIQEKTHPEPSVSHSGPSPELKKATPTLRPSALFRNPFCYKSMAVQSSPGKLPAFLMITTLLCLATLGAASPLINPEEQRPAEVPPIAPDHPAYHPAVSQPHHESGEEGEHQPEQPAHHISFPRPRREFREKEHRPSYEEHRPEGQHHAEEHQPEGQYPPEQSHTEETHHPKGDHLEVSRLEENHAEEHRPEGFHPEVHIRSSLLEPPAPLPAGAYTPSTPCPPSLEGQWNCMLTSWQRCGSGIWSAVMPTAKGTQCAPGGIAHELKTVLAPDYPPSAKPNPDQPQLPRPQGNTDGWAQGLPPRYSEGGRLGVSMGLAIAGVVVVVVAGLT
- the CBK1 gene encoding Serine/threonine-protein kinase (COG:T; EggNog:ENOG503NVS6), translated to MDNQGNRLYLNFGNNNNNNNTDRLAASDRTQYPTTPSTFPQPVFPTGPSGQAPTPQQAQQGYQQGYASNSYYNPNHNDPNAGLAHQFAHQNLGGAGRPQNYSARGPSPGQRPRTANSQGQQPGYGSYLNAPPMPSQNSGLEFAPAPERNPDKYGPNANNNQKKCSQLASDFFKDSVKRARERNQRQSEMEQKLNETTDPRRRESIWATGGRKEGQYLRFLRTKDKPENYNTIKIIGKGAFGEVKLVQKKSDGKVYAMKSLIKTEMFKKDQLAHVRAERDILAESDSPWVVKLYTTFQDANFLYMLMEFLPGGDLMTMLIKYEIFSEDITRFYIAEIVLAIEAVHKLGFIHRCVLFAGVVTAFGY
- the TIM54 gene encoding mitochondrial import inner membrane translocase subunit tim54 (BUSCO:EOG09263XVS; COG:U; EggNog:ENOG503NZTX), translated to MAEPTPPAQPSAPVTPPAAEVAEKAAKAPERNRALRMLGLPALPKKLPSRNWMIFWTLSTAITAGIIYDKREKKRAIAKWRHAVEHLAKEPLPSHNALSELRKITIYLSAPPGDGLRTAQDHYTEYVKPILAASGLDWEFVQGRRDGDVRAYTAEKIRRHRKQVDSGEVEPELPDEPTKEEIIAAHRKIRGIKDYDGIKGDIVIGRHTWKEYLRGLHEGWLGPLTAPPLPIPEPLPTAESDSEKSEEDKKKEEEEKKKEEESKPKRPPQPRPYNTPADYPSSPLPSSIPNEFSPVAPVREPHLLGFLSTPTRLYRFFNRRHLADEIGRDVAAVCLAHYRHFSEQSGEDQEYEQEEVLAFEEKDWIKSLWKEAGDEPEHVKEREKAGITEVVRARPLVLDPRIAERMRRFELSKEDVERVAKIVVPEEEIEGWTKGKFRQLYRWGKGKVMGEEKRSNVEDVD